Below is a window of Corallococcus silvisoli DNA.
GGATGATTGCTCACGCGACGACAGCGTCGCGTGGGCGACCAAGGCCGCGGAGGGGCACCCCAACGTCCGGGTGATGCGCAACCCGGAGAACATGGGCAAGCGCAAGGGCATCAACCGGGGCGTCCGCGCCGCGACGAACGCGGAGATCATCGTCTCGGTGGACTCCGACGTGCTGGTGGACAGGAGCGCCGTGCGCCAGCTCATCCGCCGCTTCGTCCACCCGAACGTCGCCGCCGTGGGCGGACGCACCTTCGTCAGCAACCGTCATCAGAACTGGATGACGCGGATGATTGAAATCAAGTTCCACTTCGCCCAGTGCTGGCTGAAGGACCTGGAGCGCTCCTTCCGTCAGGTGATGTGCCTGTCCGGCTGTCTCACCGCGTACCGCCGGACGGTGCTGCTCCAGTTGGAGCCCATCCTGGAGACGCGCGCCATCGCGGGCGTCCCCATCAAGTACGGCGAGGACCGCTTCCTCACGCGGCAGATCGTCAAGCACGACTACGAGACGGTCTACACGCTGGACGCGTACTGCTTCACCGCCGCGCCCTCCAACCTGACGGGCTACTTCTCCCAACAACTGCGCTGGCGACGCTCCAACCTGGTGGACCTGCTCTCCGGCCTGTCACACGCGTGGCGCCTGCACCCGGTCATCACCGTGCACTACGTGTCGCAGCTGGCCCTGCTCCTGTCGTACCCCGTGGTCATCGTCCACAACCTGCTCAACGGCGAGTTCTGGGACATCCTCTCGTTCCACTTCCTGGTGATTGGCCTGCTCGGCTTCGTCTACCGGATCGAGACGCGCAACCTGCCGGAGGACCGGCGCGTGGCTGGGGCGAGCTTCCTGCCCATGGCCCTGCTCATGCCGGTGACGTACG
It encodes the following:
- a CDS encoding glycosyltransferase is translated as MELFPIHLLFIVVLMNRYILGPFLRRLKGQRFERVDDTYRPRVAIIIPLFNEGEGIFHTVRALLAQDYPRELTEIIVVDDCSRDDSVAWATKAAEGHPNVRVMRNPENMGKRKGINRGVRAATNAEIIVSVDSDVLVDRSAVRQLIRRFVHPNVAAVGGRTFVSNRHQNWMTRMIEIKFHFAQCWLKDLERSFRQVMCLSGCLTAYRRTVLLQLEPILETRAIAGVPIKYGEDRFLTRQIVKHDYETVYTLDAYCFTAAPSNLTGYFSQQLRWRRSNLVDLLSGLSHAWRLHPVITVHYVSQLALLLSYPVVIVHNLLNGEFWDILSFHFLVIGLLGFVYRIETRNLPEDRRVAGASFLPMALLMPVTYALFTPLALLTLDSGSWETRGSPTTAPAPSPVANPAPAKLTSNSAGEGTPS